The genome window CGTGGTGCCAGTGAGCAGCCAGCAGTGCGTGACCTGCCATGCGCAGTCATCGCCGGGGATCATCGACCACTGGAAGGGAAGCACGCATGCCGTGAAGGGAGTCGGCTGTGTCGATTGCCACATTGCGCAGAAAGGGGACGTCGACGGCTTCGATCACTACGGGCATCACATCGCCACGGTGATCACGCCGAAAGACTGCGGACGCTGCCATCAACAGGAAACCGAAGAGTTCATGGCCAGCCACCACGCTAAGGCGGGGAATATCCTGGCGTCGCTGGATAATTTTCTCGCGGAAACGGTGGAAGGCTCGAAAGTTCCGTTCAATCCGCACTCGCCTACACCAGGGATGGAAGTCACGCAAGTCAACGGCATGGCGAGCGCCTTCACGGGCTGTTTGCAATGCCACGGCAGCAAAGTGGCGCTGCAATCTAAAGACGGGGCGATGATCACGGTCGACGATCTCAAACCGGACGACAAAGGGCAGCCGACGAATCAAGCGATTCTGGCTTCGATCGCGCGCGATGACAGCGGGCGGCCGAAGTTTCATACCGGGACCTGGCCGAATACCGGTATCGGGCGTTTGAATTTGGATGGCTCGCGCGGCTCGTGTTCCGCATGTCATAGCCGTCACGATTTTTCCCCACGGCGCGCTCGCCAGCCGGAAAACTGCGGCAAGTGCCACTTGGGTCCGGATCATCCGCAGAAGGAAATCTACGAGGAATCGAAGCATGGCGTGGCGTTTCGCGATTTGCACGCCAAGATGAATCTCGACGCCAAGGACTGGGTGCTGGGCAAGGACTATTCGCAAGCGCCGACGTGCGCGACGTGCCATATGTCGGCTAACACCCGGAACGGCGAGAAGGTGACGCATGATCCGGGAACGCGGATTTCTTGGACGAATCGACCGCCGGTGAGTTTGAAGATGGACACCGACGCTGAGGGGAAGATCGTCAAGGATCTCGATCCGGAGGTGCGGCGGAAGACGATCGTCAAGACTTCGGAAGAGCGGCGGACGGAGATGAAGAACGTCTGCTCGCATTGCCACACGCCCGATTACATCAACGGGTTCTACAAGCAATACGACGATTTCGTCGTCAACTACAACGAGAAGTTTGCCAAGCCAGGGCAGATGATTATTGGGGCGCTCCGCGAGCAGAAACTGCTGACGCCGCAGGAGTTCGATGAGAAGATCGAGTGGACCTGGTTCTACCTCTGGCATCACGAAGGACGCCGCGCAAGGCATGGCGCGTCAATGATGGCGCCGGACTACGCACACTGGCACGGCATGTACGAAGTGGCCGAGCGGTTTTATCAGGAACTGATCCCGGAAGCGCGGGAAATCGCCGATCACGCCCAGGAATCCGGTAACCAGGCGGGCGCCGACGCGGTGCGCAAGGCGATCGATGATTTGCTCGCGCGACCGGAACACCAGTGGTTCGAGCAGCAGTTGAAGCCGAAGGAGACGAGCGCGAGCGCGGCGGCGCCTTAATATCGATACCGCGAGTGCTCAATTAAGCACTGGTTTTCGGGTGCGGGGGTGCCACTGGCGGCTCGTCCGCCAGTGCGGGGTGAACGCTGATTGCCGACTCAACGCCGACACTGGCGGACGAGCCGCCAGTGGCACCCAATCCATTCGTTTGCGTTTGCCATACGCTAGAGCATATCAATCGGATCGATGTCGATGATCCATTGGACGTCGTCTGGGGGTTTGGCGCCGGATGTTGCGCCAGAGATGGCCGCGCGGAGTCCGTTCGCGTCGAGTGATTGAAACTGGACATGAAAACGGTAGTTGTCGCGGAGCTTGGCGATCGGTGCCGGTGCAGGGCCGAGCGTGCGCGCCGCCACGCTACGGGCGGTGAAGGCCATTTGGATTTCTGCGGCCAATTGTTGCGCAAAGGCTTCGGCTTGTTTTTCGCGCGGACCGCGGACCACGAGTCGGGCCATCGCCCCATAGGGCGGGTAACCGAGGGCTTCGCGGATGGGGAGCTCGCCGGCGGCGAACGTTTGGTAGTCGTGGCGGACCGCGGCCTGGATCGCGGGATGATCGGGATTGAAGGTTTGAATGAGCACGCGCCCGCCGCGCTCGCCGCGTCCGGTGCGGCCGGCGACCTGCACTAAGAGTTGAAAGGTGCGCTCGGCGGCGCGGAAGTCCGGCAAGTGGAGCGCGGTGTCGGCATTCACGACGCCGACGAGGCTCACGTTAGGGAAATCCAGCCCTTTGGCGATCATCTGCGTACCAAGCAGGATCCGCACGTCGCCAGCGCGGAATTGTTCGAGCGCTTTCTCATGGCTGCCGTGCGATTGCATGGAGTCGGTATCCATCCGCAGGCAGCGAAACCTGGGAAAGCGC of Planctomycetia bacterium contains these proteins:
- a CDS encoding ammonia-forming cytochrome c nitrite reductase subunit c552, producing MTLTAKKWIIAVLGAAFLVSLIFVQWMEVERKREEIGAVAPHIVVPVSSQQCVTCHAQSSPGIIDHWKGSTHAVKGVGCVDCHIAQKGDVDGFDHYGHHIATVITPKDCGRCHQQETEEFMASHHAKAGNILASLDNFLAETVEGSKVPFNPHSPTPGMEVTQVNGMASAFTGCLQCHGSKVALQSKDGAMITVDDLKPDDKGQPTNQAILASIARDDSGRPKFHTGTWPNTGIGRLNLDGSRGSCSACHSRHDFSPRRARQPENCGKCHLGPDHPQKEIYEESKHGVAFRDLHAKMNLDAKDWVLGKDYSQAPTCATCHMSANTRNGEKVTHDPGTRISWTNRPPVSLKMDTDAEGKIVKDLDPEVRRKTIVKTSEERRTEMKNVCSHCHTPDYINGFYKQYDDFVVNYNEKFAKPGQMIIGALREQKLLTPQEFDEKIEWTWFYLWHHEGRRARHGASMMAPDYAHWHGMYEVAERFYQELIPEAREIADHAQESGNQAGADAVRKAIDDLLARPEHQWFEQQLKPKETSASAAAP